Genomic DNA from Pseudomonas sp. CCC3.1:
GAACCCCGCTGAACCCAGAACTGGCGCGTTACAGCTGGGCCAAGGCTGAGTAATCAGCCCGCTGCGATTTTAAGGAGATACCTACATGCTCGACCCTGTACTGAGTCATTGGCTGGAGGCCGAAGCCGAGGCGCTCGACCTGGGTCACAGCGACCCGCAGACCGTCTTGTCGCAGTTGGCGGCGGCCAATGTGTTGCGGGTCGGTGTCAGCCCGGCACTGGGCGGCAGCGGCGGCACGGTGGCGGATGCGCTGGAAGTGGTTGCCAATGTCGCTAGCCACTCGCTGGCGTCGGCGTTTGTGTTTTGGGGCCAGCGGGCCTTTATCGAATACGTGCTGCAAAGCCCGAATACGGCGTTGCGTGAGCGTTTGCTGCCCGATTTGTTAAGCGGCCAACTGGCCGGCGCCACCGGGTTGTCGAACGCCATGAAGTTCCTCTCGGGTGTCGAAGGCCTGCAAGTGCGGGCCCGCGCCCAAGCCAATGGCTGGAGCCTGGAGGGGCGTTTGCACTGGGTGACCAATTTGCGCAAAAGCGGGTTTGTGGTTGCCGCTGCGATTGAGCGAGAGGAGGGCGGTGCGCCCTTTGTGTTGGCGATTCCTGATGCGCTGCCGGGCTTGAAGCGTTCGGCTGATCTGGCGTTGATGGGCTTGCAGTCGAGCAATACTGCGGCCATTGATTTGCACGCCGTTCAGGTCGATGAGGCGTGGTTGCTGCACGACAATGCCAAAGTGTTTTTGCCCGCAGTGCGCCCGGCATTCTTGGGCTTGCAGTGCGCCATGGCGATTGGTTTGGCGCGGCGCTCGCTCAAGGAAGCGCACGCTCATCTGCAAGGCCCGCGCTCGGGCTTGCTCGACCTGTTGCATGAACAGCAAGCCGAACTTGAAGGCCACGTCACCACGCTCAAGGCCGGGCTGCTTGACGGCCGTTTTCTACTGGACCCTGCGGCGTTGTTTAAAATCCGCATCGCCTTGGCCGATGCCACTGCCAGTGCGCTGCAATTTGAACTGCAAGCCAGTGGCGGCAAGGCCTACCTGAGTGCTTACGGCAGCGCATTTGCACGGCGCTGGCGCGAGTCGGCCTTTGTGCCCATCGTGACCCCCAGCCTGGTGCAGTTACGGGCCGAGTTGCAGCGCCAAACCAGGGTCGACGCGCAATGAACGCGGTGGTGCTTGAGGCTCGCCATATCACGCTGGGTTATGCCCGTGACGCGGGGTGGCAGTCGGTGCTGGAAGGCTTTGACCTGCAACTGATGCCCGGTGAAGTGGTGTCGGTGCTCGGCCCCAGCGGCGTCGGTAAATCCAGCTTGCTGCGGGTACTGGCTGGTTTGCAGACTGCCCATTCCGGCAGCGTCAGCGTGCTGGGCCAGCCATTGACGGCGCCGCACCCACGGGTCGCGGTGGCCTTTCAAGACCCCAGTTTGCTGCCGTGGCTGAGCCTTGA
This window encodes:
- a CDS encoding acyl-CoA dehydrogenase family protein encodes the protein MLDPVLSHWLEAEAEALDLGHSDPQTVLSQLAAANVLRVGVSPALGGSGGTVADALEVVANVASHSLASAFVFWGQRAFIEYVLQSPNTALRERLLPDLLSGQLAGATGLSNAMKFLSGVEGLQVRARAQANGWSLEGRLHWVTNLRKSGFVVAAAIEREEGGAPFVLAIPDALPGLKRSADLALMGLQSSNTAAIDLHAVQVDEAWLLHDNAKVFLPAVRPAFLGLQCAMAIGLARRSLKEAHAHLQGPRSGLLDLLHEQQAELEGHVTTLKAGLLDGRFLLDPAALFKIRIALADATASALQFELQASGGKAYLSAYGSAFARRWRESAFVPIVTPSLVQLRAELQRQTRVDAQ